The sequence AGGATGAAGGCGACCATGGAGAGCTGCCGCCAGGGCAGCACGCTGGTGTGCGGCACCCCGCCCTCCTCCAGGGCCCACAGGCAGTACCCGAGGACGGCGACGGAGGCGGCGAGCTGCCAGACGAAGCGCAGGTAGCCGACCGTGTACTCGGTGAGCAGCGCGCGCGTGGCGCCCGCTTTCCCGGCCATCTGGACGGCCTCGGAGTAGCGCTTGGCGGACACCATGAACAGCGCGCCGAAGCCGGTGGTGATCAGGAACCAGCGCGACAGCGGGATGCCGAGCGCGAGTCCGCCGATCATGGCCCGCATCAGGAACCCGGTGGTCACCACGGCCAGGTCGACGACCAGGACGTGCTTGAGGCTGACGCAGTACGCGAACTGCATGCCCAGGTAGGCGGTGAGCAGCGCCGAGGTGAGCGGCGAGCACACGAAGGCGGCCACGGTCGGGGCGACGACGGCGAGCACGATGCCCACGGCGTAGGCGACCGGTACGGGCACCTGTCCGGTGGCGACCGGCCGGTGGCGCTTGACGGGATGGGCGCGGTCGGCGTCGGCGTCCCGTGCGTCGTTGACCAGGTAGACACTCGCGGCGCAGGCCGTGAACAGCGTGAAGACGAGGGCGACCTGGATGAGGGCGTGACGGGAGAAGAGCTCGCCCGCGGCGGCCGGGGCGGCGACGACGAGGACGTTCTTGACCCACTGTTTGGGACGGGCGGTCCTGATGAGCCCCTTCAGGAGGCCGCTTCTCCGCGGGGCGGGCAGTGTTCCCTGTGTCCGATCCGGGCTCTCCGGAGCCTTCAGGACGGCCGTCTCAGCCATGGTCGCGGCCTCCCTTCATCCAGCGGGCACCGAGGCGGGCCGTCGCCGCGCCGAGGGCGGCGCCGGCCGCGACGTCCGAGGGGTAGTGGACGCCGACGACCACCCGCGACACGCACATCGCGGCGGCGAGCGCGGGCACCACGCGTGCGCCGAGCGCTCCGAAGGCCACGGCGGCCGCCACCGCGGACGTGGCGTGCGAGCTGGGGAAGGAGTGCCGGCCCGCGGTGCGGACCAGCGGCTCGACGTGGTGGGGGCGCGGACGGCGTACGAGCCTTTTCACGCCCATGCTGGCGAGGTGCGCGCCCGCGGTCAGGGCCGTGCCGCGCAGCCAGGCGCCGCGCCGCTCCCGGTCGGCGGCGGCTCCCGCGAGGCCCGCCGCGAGCCACAGCGCGCCGTGCTCGCCGGCCAGGGACAGGGCCCGCGCGGCGGCGGCGACGCGGGGGCCGGTGCCGCGGGCGTGGAGGGCCGTGAGGATCCGGTGGTCCAGGTCAGGGCGCTCGTCGTGGTGGTCCATGTGGACTCACTGTTCACGCCGACACCGCTGGAACTCCGGCAATATTGAGCGACATCCCATTAATCACCCATTTCGGGGAGGAAAGGGAACTAAAGCGACGTCAGGTGACTAACTGCACCTTCCTCTCGATACGGTCACTGGCATGTCTACCGACACGGTTTCCGTCACGGGGTGGGGCCGCACCGCTCCCACCGTCGCCCGCCTGGTGCGCCCCCGTTCGTACGAGGAGGCCGTGGCGGCCGTCCGGGAGTGCGGGGCCCGCGGAGGCATCGCGCGGGGCCTGGGACGGGCGTACGGGGACGCGGCGCAGAACGCGGGCGGGGCCGTGTTCGACATGACGGGCCTGGACCGCGTCCACGCGATCGACGCGGAGGGCGGGACCGTGCTGTGCGGCGCCGGTGTCTCGCTGCACCGCCTCATGGAAGTGCTGCTGCCGCTGGGCTGGTTCGTACCGGTGACCCCGGGGACCCGCTACGTGACGGTCGGCGGGGCGATCGGCGCGGACATCCACGGCAAGAACCACCATGTGTCCGGCTCGTTCGCCCGGCACGTCCTGTCCTTCGAGCTGCTGACCGCCGACGGCGAGATCCGCATGGTGGACCGGGGAACACCCCTGTTCGACGCCACGGCGGGCGGGATGGGCCTGACCGGCGTCATCCTGACGGCCACCGTCCGGCTGCAGCCCGTCGAGACGTCGTTGATGTCCGTCGACACGGAACGCGCCGTCGACCTCGACGACCTGATGGCCCGCCTCACGGCCACCGACCACCGCTACCGCTACTCGGTCGCCTGGATCGACCTGCTGGCCCGCGGCGCGTCCATGGGCCGCTCGGTGCTGACCCGCGGCGACCACGCCCCCCTGGAGGCGCTGGCCGGCCGCGCACGCGCGCGCAGGGCCCCGTTGGAGTTCCGTCCCGGGCGCCTTCCCGCCGCGCCCTCCTTCGTCCCCGAGGGCCTGCTCGGCCGCACCACGGTCGGCCTCT is a genomic window of Streptomyces sp. NBC_00414 containing:
- a CDS encoding FAD-binding oxidoreductase: MSTDTVSVTGWGRTAPTVARLVRPRSYEEAVAAVRECGARGGIARGLGRAYGDAAQNAGGAVFDMTGLDRVHAIDAEGGTVLCGAGVSLHRLMEVLLPLGWFVPVTPGTRYVTVGGAIGADIHGKNHHVSGSFARHVLSFELLTADGEIRMVDRGTPLFDATAGGMGLTGVILTATVRLQPVETSLMSVDTERAVDLDDLMARLTATDHRYRYSVAWIDLLARGASMGRSVLTRGDHAPLEALAGRARARRAPLEFRPGRLPAAPSFVPEGLLGRTTVGLFNELWYRKAPRARVGELQRMSAFFHPLDGVPHWNRVYGRGGFVQYQFAVGYGQEETLRRIVHRISQRRCPSFLAVLKRFGEGDPGWLSFPMPGWTLALDIPANLPGLGGFLDELDEEVAAADGRVYLAKDSRLRPELLAAMYPRLGEFRALRAELDPRSLFTSDLSRRLGL
- a CDS encoding phosphatase PAP2 family protein, translating into MDHHDERPDLDHRILTALHARGTGPRVAAAARALSLAGEHGALWLAAGLAGAAADRERRGAWLRGTALTAGAHLASMGVKRLVRRPRPHHVEPLVRTAGRHSFPSSHATSAVAAAVAFGALGARVVPALAAAMCVSRVVVGVHYPSDVAAGAALGAATARLGARWMKGGRDHG
- a CDS encoding decaprenyl-phosphate phosphoribosyltransferase, producing the protein MAETAVLKAPESPDRTQGTLPAPRRSGLLKGLIRTARPKQWVKNVLVVAAPAAAGELFSRHALIQVALVFTLFTACAASVYLVNDARDADADRAHPVKRHRPVATGQVPVPVAYAVGIVLAVVAPTVAAFVCSPLTSALLTAYLGMQFAYCVSLKHVLVVDLAVVTTGFLMRAMIGGLALGIPLSRWFLITTGFGALFMVSAKRYSEAVQMAGKAGATRALLTEYTVGYLRFVWQLAASVAVLGYCLWALEEGGVPHTSVLPWRQLSMVAFILAVLRYAVFADRGTAGEPEDVVLRDRALALIGVAWVAMYGLAVANW